Part of the Vigna angularis cultivar LongXiaoDou No.4 chromosome 1, ASM1680809v1, whole genome shotgun sequence genome, taaaatttatgagaattagtatagaattatATTAACgtcacaaattaaaaaaaattatttttaaattcaattttatttaccgTTCAAAAaaaacgataaaaaaaattatctttaaatcctctcaaatccgtTGCTTCAGATCCACTCAAAATAACAACAAGCCTAAACCTTGCCAATCTACAGTaagcatgaaaaaaaaaagtgaaagtgggatttagtttcaattatttctgtgaaAATGTGGAGAAAGTGGTGGATGAGTATGAACATGCTCCTCATCCACCTCAGCCATGATTTCAGAACTGAAAAtcactttaataaaaaagtttcttCTCAGTTTCTCCGAACAGTGTAAACTATGATAtcaggattaaacatgtttgcAGGATTtgaatactaaattaaaattaatctttatttcaaaatttaatgtcaaattttaaaattgaatagatataatttttttaatctaattaaatgaatttgttttGATATATTAGAGAGTGTTTCATAAGAATGTTTGAGTTTTTTACATCATCTACtacatttcatttcatttttaaaacactgtttaatttttctatttaagaaccaaaatataaatagggatgaatttccattttattttaaaattattttaattgtgtgaAAGACACCCTTTGAaactattttagttatattttggAAATaggtaaatatatattaaaaaagaaggTTAAAATTTGATACCCAATAAAGATCTGTAATCCTTAATGGCAACGGTCACAACTCACTGAGGATAAAGTTTATCCACAGCCCATTTTTTAAAATgctatcattatttatttttctgttacaATCCTTTATTTATTACATCAAAATGAAACATTTGATCAGGAATTTAAGCCACGAATTATGGTACATTTAttccaaatttattttctctttaatttctGGTCAGTTTCAATAGGCAAAATGAAATTGTGTCATTTGGTTTTTGTCTAAACTCTGATGTTAAAGCAAGTTCTCCTAATTTTAATCTGTTTCCGGACAGAGAACAAAACATGACCACAATGACGTGTCTACTCAGATCATGTTTCTCTGTTTGCCGGTTGCCCTTAGGTAAAGTGAGAAAGCTAATTTCTTGCTTAATATTTTGTAGCTGTACATTTTAaacaggataaaaaaaattacaatgttttcATTCTTATTCTCTCACCATTTTCTGAACTTTTGTCAGATGATCACGAACTGACTTCACCCCCTTGTGTGGCAGCGAAAAACATGACATTCAACAAAAGCGAGGAAAAAAACTTCAACAGTGTCTGCAACAACAATTTCTCACGGTCGAGCAACAAATGCAACAGCAAAAAACACCTGAACAATCCAATAATAAAGGACAAAGATGTTGGCGGGGTTCCCATCCGAAAGAAGTTCAATCATTCAAGTTGGTCACTCTCTGCAGATGAAGATTACATAGTGTTTTGCTTTGGAAAGGATGTgacacaagaaaacaaagaagTCAAAGATCTCAATCTCAGAAGTTCAAGACCGGTGAACAGAAAGGTACGCAATTGCACATCATAAAATTTTGTTACCCTGTTTGGCTTTGTTCGATAACTTTCGATAATCTTTAGCAGCTGAAATATGGTACGGATGAAGAACAAGACAGTGTTTGGAACATTCATGACAAAAGTTCAAACTTTAGCCAGCATCGTAATGATGAACATGATGGAGCTTCTGTAGTTCACTACCACCACCCTCAACTATCCTTGCATGGAAAGGAACGAGTGATGGTACAAATGGGCACACAGAAACAAAGGGACAGCATAAAAAGGGCGTGTCACGTTGAGGGAATTGAAGAATCTGCAGAATCGAGAAACTCTGACCAATCTGAGA contains:
- the LOC108341415 gene encoding protein BREAKING OF ASYMMETRY IN THE STOMATAL LINEAGE; its protein translation is MTFNKSEEKNFNSVCNNNFSRSSNKCNSKKHLNNPIIKDKDVGGVPIRKKFNHSSWSLSADEDYIVFCFGKDVTQENKEVKDLNLRSSRPVNRKLKYGTDEEQDSVWNIHDKSSNFSQHRNDEHDGASVVHYHHPQLSLHGKERVMVQMGTQKQRDSIKRACHVEGIEESAESRNSDQSESSRSSFAFPVLSWEWIGSPVQMPKSSGLHLRKHKSRAVTFQCWRF